One genomic segment of Chitinophaga sancti includes these proteins:
- the istA gene encoding IS21 family transposase produces MGQKPIAMEQLKQLLQLKQDGVGIREMARRLGISRNSVRKYLTLLTNENDSTQNNQNDVALAERAYGNESMAHDAQRLEQLISHFKDIQHELGRTGVTRQLLWQEYLRQNPDGYVYSHYCHHLNQFLKRLDVAMHMDYIVGDIIMIDFAGKKQSYIDTDTGEKIECEVFIAILPFSGLIFCMSVHTQRTVDFIACINAMLLFFGGVPITILCDNLKTAVIKPDKYEPVFTEICGQLSEYYATTFSATRPYSPRDKAMVEKAVNIIYNHIYGPLRNREFNSLQALNAAMYDQLILLNNKPYRNTPYSRWYYYEQHEKACLKPLPSTPFIVKKVVLLTVQRNYHIQLSDDHRYYSVPYQYVGKKVKVLYDKHSVEAYFEYQRIAIHFRNDQQKSYNTIPDHMPPNHQRMQQIKGWNRDDLLAQAARIGPSTQQTAANILENSIYIEQNYKACFGMLMLQKKYGADRLERACKRALLGTRVNYTMVRNILERGLDRSEESREVTVLPTHCLLRRYWASPNGGYGARYNGVIGPLSIAILRVLVKS; encoded by the coding sequence ATGGGACAAAAGCCAATAGCAATGGAACAATTAAAGCAACTTTTACAGCTTAAGCAGGATGGTGTAGGTATAAGGGAAATGGCTCGTCGGTTAGGCATTAGCCGCAATAGTGTGCGGAAATATTTAACCTTGCTTACGAATGAAAATGATAGCACTCAAAACAATCAAAATGATGTAGCACTGGCGGAACGAGCTTATGGTAACGAAAGCATGGCTCATGATGCACAACGGTTAGAGCAACTGATTAGCCATTTTAAGGATATACAGCATGAGCTGGGAAGAACAGGTGTTACCCGTCAATTACTTTGGCAGGAATATTTACGGCAAAATCCTGATGGATATGTATATAGCCACTATTGCCATCATCTGAATCAATTTCTTAAGAGGCTGGATGTTGCCATGCACATGGATTATATTGTTGGAGACATCATTATGATCGATTTTGCAGGCAAAAAGCAATCATATATAGATACAGATACGGGTGAAAAAATTGAATGTGAAGTATTCATTGCAATCCTTCCATTTAGTGGTCTTATATTTTGTATGTCGGTTCATACTCAACGTACAGTTGATTTTATTGCCTGCATCAATGCAATGTTACTTTTCTTCGGTGGTGTTCCGATCACGATCTTATGTGATAATTTAAAGACTGCTGTAATAAAGCCGGACAAATACGAACCAGTATTTACTGAAATATGTGGCCAGTTAAGTGAATACTATGCAACTACTTTTAGTGCGACCAGGCCGTATAGCCCAAGGGATAAGGCAATGGTTGAAAAAGCTGTAAATATAATATATAACCACATTTATGGCCCCCTTAGAAACAGAGAGTTCAACAGCCTGCAAGCTCTTAATGCAGCAATGTATGATCAGCTTATTCTTCTCAATAATAAACCTTATAGAAATACCCCTTATAGCAGGTGGTACTATTATGAGCAACACGAGAAAGCATGTTTGAAACCACTTCCATCCACGCCCTTTATTGTTAAAAAAGTTGTCCTGCTGACTGTCCAGCGTAATTATCATATTCAGCTTTCTGACGACCATCGCTATTACAGTGTACCTTATCAATACGTGGGGAAAAAAGTTAAGGTGTTATATGATAAACATTCCGTAGAAGCATATTTTGAATATCAAAGAATAGCTATTCACTTTAGGAACGACCAGCAAAAGTCTTACAATACTATACCTGATCACATGCCACCCAATCATCAGCGGATGCAGCAGATAAAAGGCTGGAACCGGGATGACTTACTAGCTCAGGCAGCTCGTATTGGGCCATCAACTCAACAAACAGCCGCAAATATCCTGGAAAATAGCATTTATATTGAACAAAACTATAAAGCCTGCTTTGGCATGTTGATGCTTCAGAAAAAGTATGGGGCTGACCGCCTTGAGCGAGCTTGCAAAAGAGCATTGCTGGGCACACGCGTTAATTACACTATGGTCCGGAATATCCTTGAACGGGGCCTGGATAGATCAGAGGAATCAAGAGAAGTAACTGTATTACCTACCCATTGTCTATTACGGCGATACTGGGCCAGCCCAAACGGAGGATATGGGGCCAGGTATAACGGAGTCATTGGGCCACTTTCCATTGCAATATTACGGGTATTGGTTAAAAGTTAA
- the istB gene encoding IS21-like element helper ATPase IstB: MNENNTVEKLRRMHLSAMARLYHQSLADQHYTHCTADELLTLLVDAEWEHRQKTRIESLIRQAGFKQIVSPQDIDYMTNRSLDRNVIERLLHLQFLEKAENIIITGPTGCGKSFLAQSIGVKACQMLNRTHYYPATRFLDKVKLARLDGSYSKMIRAIGKLPLLIIDDFLLTPVDQTIRTSLLDVIEERYEKGATIISTQIPVEQWHPLIGESTMADAILDRLVYSSHRITLTGESLRKKKKLTA; encoded by the coding sequence ATGAACGAAAACAACACCGTAGAGAAATTACGTCGAATGCATCTTAGCGCCATGGCCCGTCTTTACCATCAAAGTCTTGCTGACCAGCATTACACGCATTGTACCGCAGATGAACTGCTAACCTTGCTGGTGGATGCTGAATGGGAACATCGTCAGAAAACCCGCATAGAAAGTCTGATCAGGCAGGCTGGTTTTAAACAGATCGTATCACCACAGGATATTGACTATATGACTAACCGTAGCCTTGACAGGAATGTGATAGAACGATTACTTCATTTACAGTTCCTGGAAAAGGCTGAAAATATTATCATCACAGGCCCTACGGGCTGTGGCAAAAGCTTCCTTGCACAATCCATAGGTGTAAAAGCCTGTCAAATGCTTAACCGCACACATTATTACCCAGCTACCCGCTTCCTTGATAAAGTGAAATTAGCCAGACTGGATGGATCCTACTCTAAGATGATACGAGCGATAGGTAAGCTGCCGTTATTGATCATTGATGATTTTCTATTGACTCCTGTAGACCAGACCATACGTACTTCATTACTGGACGTAATAGAAGAACGATATGAGAAAGGGGCCACTATTATATCTACTCAGATACCAGTAGAACAGTGGCATCCACTAATCGGAGAAAGCACCATGGCTGATGCCATACTTGATAGACTCGTGTACTCCTCACATAGAATAACATTAACAGGAGAGTCTTTGAGAAAGAAAAAGAAACTTACTGCTTAA
- the istB gene encoding IS21-like element helper ATPase IstB, translating to MQEIIKQQLGQMKLYGMQQAYTAVLANKRPDSLTHDELIHLLVQAEWENRENRKINRSMKGAKFRYQASIEEIDFDKSRNLDRTQLLRLAEGVFIQKKEDLLITGASGVGKSYIASALGHQACQLGCRVLYFNTQKLFSRLKMSKGDGSYIKEINKIEKFDLLILDDFALQPLDNHNRNTLMEIIEDRHGRRSTIIASQLPVNVWYEVIGESTIADAILDRLVHKAHRIELQGESMRKLKSK from the coding sequence ATGCAAGAAATTATTAAACAGCAATTGGGCCAAATGAAGCTCTATGGAATGCAACAAGCCTATACTGCAGTATTGGCAAATAAGCGCCCTGATTCTCTTACACACGATGAACTAATCCATTTGCTTGTACAGGCAGAATGGGAAAATAGAGAAAATAGAAAGATCAATCGTTCTATGAAAGGTGCAAAGTTCCGCTACCAGGCAAGCATCGAAGAAATAGATTTTGATAAGAGCAGAAATCTCGACCGAACGCAGCTCCTACGACTTGCTGAAGGTGTCTTTATTCAAAAGAAGGAAGACCTTCTAATAACAGGAGCCTCTGGTGTGGGTAAAAGTTACATCGCATCAGCACTCGGCCACCAGGCTTGCCAATTAGGATGCAGGGTACTGTACTTTAACACACAGAAGCTCTTCTCAAGATTGAAAATGTCAAAAGGTGACGGATCTTATATCAAAGAGATCAATAAAATTGAGAAGTTCGATCTTCTGATCCTGGATGATTTTGCTTTGCAGCCGTTAGACAATCATAATCGAAATACATTAATGGAAATTATTGAAGACAGGCATGGCCGTCGCTCTACAATTATCGCATCACAGTTGCCTGTAAATGTATGGTATGAAGTTATCGGTGAAAGTACTATAGCAGACGCAATACTTGACAGACTTGTTCATAAAGCGCATAGAATTGAACTTCAGGGAGAATCCATGCGAAAATTGAAAAGCAAATAG
- the istA gene encoding IS21 family transposase — translation MAGQRINVMEVRTLITLKQKGWSNRKIADYIKVNRKTVDSYMARFKALDFPLDALMQLEDAELADLFTEDSQTEKERYETLAGYFSYIEKELLKPGCTLGALHQEYLSKHPDGYRYTQFCWHIRQWNKRSTPGGKLLHKAGDKLYVDFCGDKLSYIDKTTGELIAVEVFVAILPCSQYTFVKAVASQKREDLITCLSACLQWFGGVPQAIVSDNLKSAVSKAHKYAPLINKTLADFALFYGCAVDPARPYHPQDKALVERAVELVYQRIYYPISRHTFFSLEELNTEISNMLITFNDYLFAHGGTTRRQQFIDTEKEWLQSLPQGRYHIRQYRRAKVQKTSYIYLSESRNYYSVPYRYQGLHVEVQYNQVSVEIFYNHTRISSHRRCFTPGHYTTISDHLPSTHQVYNGWSPKFFEDKAAQIGNNTLLYIQRLLGQYSYPEIAYKQCQGILALGKDYTSQRLEQACHRALEYHKAGFHTVERILKAGLDKLSDNPAELPSIPEHANIRGAAAYR, via the coding sequence ATGGCGGGTCAAAGAATCAATGTCATGGAAGTACGTACATTAATTACACTGAAACAGAAGGGCTGGAGCAATCGTAAGATTGCCGACTACATTAAGGTCAACCGTAAGACTGTAGACAGTTATATGGCCCGCTTTAAAGCATTGGATTTTCCCCTGGACGCCCTGATGCAGTTAGAAGATGCTGAACTTGCAGATCTTTTTACAGAAGATAGCCAGACCGAAAAAGAGCGCTATGAGACACTGGCCGGTTACTTCAGCTACATTGAAAAAGAACTTTTGAAGCCTGGTTGTACACTTGGAGCATTACACCAGGAATACTTGTCAAAACACCCGGACGGTTACCGTTATACACAGTTTTGCTGGCACATACGGCAGTGGAATAAAAGGAGTACGCCGGGAGGAAAACTATTGCATAAAGCTGGCGACAAATTGTATGTCGACTTTTGTGGTGATAAGCTCTCCTATATTGACAAAACTACCGGGGAACTGATAGCTGTAGAAGTGTTTGTGGCAATATTGCCCTGCAGCCAATATACCTTCGTAAAAGCAGTAGCCTCACAGAAAAGAGAGGATCTGATCACTTGTTTATCTGCTTGTTTACAGTGGTTTGGAGGAGTTCCTCAGGCCATTGTATCTGATAATCTGAAAAGTGCTGTGAGCAAGGCACATAAATATGCGCCACTGATCAATAAAACATTGGCCGATTTTGCACTTTTCTATGGCTGTGCTGTAGATCCTGCCCGCCCTTATCATCCGCAAGATAAAGCGTTAGTTGAACGCGCAGTGGAGCTGGTATACCAACGTATTTACTACCCAATATCACGCCATACCTTCTTTTCTCTTGAAGAGCTTAATACTGAGATCAGCAATATGCTGATCACTTTTAATGATTACCTGTTTGCCCATGGAGGTACAACCCGCCGACAACAATTTATTGATACTGAAAAAGAGTGGTTGCAATCGCTGCCACAGGGCCGTTATCACATACGGCAATACAGAAGAGCCAAGGTGCAGAAAACAAGTTATATCTACCTGAGTGAAAGCCGGAACTACTATAGCGTACCCTATCGCTATCAAGGCCTTCACGTAGAGGTACAATATAATCAGGTATCAGTAGAAATATTCTATAACCATACCCGCATATCCAGTCATCGTCGTTGTTTTACTCCAGGCCACTATACTACTATCAGCGATCATCTGCCTTCTACTCACCAGGTATATAATGGCTGGAGTCCTAAGTTCTTTGAGGATAAAGCAGCGCAGATAGGTAATAATACACTTCTCTATATCCAAAGGTTATTAGGCCAGTATAGCTATCCGGAAATTGCTTACAAGCAATGCCAGGGAATACTGGCTTTAGGAAAGGATTATACCTCACAACGCCTTGAACAGGCCTGTCATCGGGCACTCGAATATCATAAAGCCGGCTTTCATACTGTTGAACGCATTTTAAAGGCAGGTCTGGACAAGCTGTCAGATAATCCTGCAGAGCTGCCTTCCATCCCGGAGCATGCAAATATACGCGGAGCCGCAGCTTATCGCTAA
- the istA gene encoding IS21 family transposase, translating to MSGETISMIKLKQIFLHRRNGMALEAIARAMSTSRNTVKKYIRLAQLKGLNIEELASMEDHQLERLFAEPTVVSKSRYEQLEGMFVWIEQELKRTGVTRWILWGEYKARYPDGYAYTQFCEYYREWLEHRGATMHLEHQPGDKLFIDFAGKKLRLINYADGLVTDVEVYIAILGYSQLTYIEALYTQRKEDFLHATANALSYLGGVPRALITDNLKSAVTSADNYEPEINESFFDFGNHYQTTIYPTRSRRPKDKAVVESAVNIMYKRVYAPLRNKNFFDLKELNTAIHELLERHNNELLQKEGISRRKKFELSESKCLSPLPVETYQFKQYKVAKVMKNCHVQLEKHYYSTPYRFIGKEVKIIYSKDHVHIFFKAERIAYHTRSYQPYTYTTTGDHLPSTHQFVNDWNPEKFLSWADSIAPQVRLYLEEILEQRAYPEQAYKSCLGILTLAKKTGKERLIKAVERASYYQIYNYKTIKKILDGGLEMLFEQELEEQQRKLPLHNNIRGKDHFQ from the coding sequence ATGTCAGGAGAAACTATCAGCATGATCAAGTTAAAGCAGATCTTTTTGCATCGAAGGAATGGAATGGCGCTGGAAGCCATTGCCAGAGCTATGTCTACTTCTCGTAATACCGTAAAAAAGTATATTCGTTTAGCTCAATTAAAGGGTTTAAACATTGAAGAATTAGCTTCAATGGAAGACCATCAATTAGAGCGGCTTTTTGCTGAACCCACGGTAGTAAGCAAATCCAGATATGAACAACTTGAAGGGATGTTCGTCTGGATTGAACAAGAGTTGAAGCGAACGGGAGTAACGCGCTGGATTTTATGGGGCGAGTATAAGGCCCGTTATCCCGATGGCTATGCATATACACAATTTTGCGAGTACTATCGTGAATGGTTAGAACATAGGGGTGCGACTATGCATCTTGAACATCAGCCAGGTGATAAGCTTTTCATTGACTTCGCAGGTAAAAAGCTACGTCTCATAAACTATGCAGATGGTTTAGTTACAGATGTGGAAGTTTATATCGCGATCCTTGGTTATAGTCAGTTAACATACATTGAGGCTCTTTACACTCAAAGAAAGGAAGACTTTTTACACGCTACAGCTAATGCATTAAGTTATCTCGGAGGTGTACCACGGGCTTTAATTACAGATAATTTGAAATCTGCCGTGACTTCAGCGGACAATTATGAACCTGAGATTAATGAAAGCTTTTTTGATTTTGGAAACCATTACCAAACAACAATCTATCCGACCAGGAGCAGGCGACCAAAGGACAAAGCTGTTGTGGAAAGTGCTGTAAACATCATGTATAAAAGAGTCTACGCGCCATTAAGGAATAAGAACTTCTTTGATCTGAAGGAATTAAATACTGCTATTCATGAACTGCTGGAGCGACATAACAATGAATTATTACAAAAAGAGGGAATAAGTCGAAGAAAGAAATTTGAACTGTCAGAATCGAAATGCCTGTCACCATTACCCGTAGAAACCTACCAGTTTAAACAGTATAAAGTCGCCAAAGTAATGAAGAACTGCCATGTGCAGCTTGAGAAACATTATTATAGTACACCATATCGCTTCATTGGTAAAGAGGTTAAAATTATATACTCAAAAGATCATGTACACATATTCTTTAAAGCAGAAAGAATAGCCTACCACACCAGAAGTTACCAGCCTTACACATATACAACTACAGGAGATCACTTACCATCCACTCATCAATTTGTAAATGACTGGAATCCGGAAAAGTTCCTATCATGGGCCGATAGCATTGCTCCTCAGGTAAGGTTATATCTGGAAGAAATCCTGGAGCAGAGAGCATATCCTGAACAGGCATATAAGAGTTGTTTAGGTATTTTAACGTTGGCAAAGAAAACTGGTAAAGAAAGGTTGATAAAGGCTGTTGAACGCGCAAGCTATTACCAGATATATAATTATAAAACGATAAAGAAAATCCTGGATGGAGGATTAGAAATGTTATTTGAACAAGAGCTGGAAGAACAACAGAGAAAACTGCCACTTCATAATAATATCCGAGGTAAGGATCACTTCCAATAA
- the istB gene encoding IS21-like element helper ATPase IstB, giving the protein MMNATQTLEQMKQLRLQGMYQAYNAQLELPMNQQLQGHDLIAYLVQSEEQNRSNEKTAYYLKLAKLRLPVTIEQIDCSPGRNLTKQQLAVLTSSDYINQGQNILITGATGCGKSHLACALGHHACLMGFKTTYLNMNRLIEKVTLSKLDGSYIKLLNHLERQTLIILDDFGLAPMAQEIRLTLLQLLEDRYGKKSVIVTSQLPVAKWHEYLNDPTLADAILDRLTANAHRVELKGESLRRRNK; this is encoded by the coding sequence ATGATGAATGCAACACAAACACTTGAGCAAATGAAACAACTTCGCCTGCAGGGAATGTATCAGGCTTATAATGCTCAACTGGAATTACCTATGAATCAACAATTACAAGGACATGATCTTATTGCTTACCTGGTTCAATCAGAAGAACAGAATAGGAGCAATGAAAAGACTGCATACTATTTAAAACTGGCAAAGCTAAGACTGCCTGTAACAATAGAGCAAATAGATTGCAGCCCCGGACGGAATCTGACTAAACAGCAACTAGCTGTTTTAACCAGTAGCGATTACATAAATCAGGGGCAAAACATCTTAATTACAGGAGCGACAGGCTGTGGCAAGAGCCACCTCGCCTGTGCTCTTGGCCATCACGCATGCCTGATGGGATTTAAAACGACATATTTGAATATGAACCGGCTAATAGAGAAAGTAACACTCTCTAAACTGGATGGATCATATATCAAATTACTGAATCATCTTGAGCGACAGACTCTCATTATCCTCGATGACTTCGGACTGGCACCGATGGCACAGGAGATCCGTCTTACTTTACTTCAGCTACTTGAGGATCGATATGGAAAGAAGAGTGTAATTGTGACATCACAACTACCTGTCGCGAAATGGCATGAGTATCTTAATGATCCGACCTTGGCCGATGCAATCCTTGACAGATTGACAGCAAATGCACACAGGGTAGAATTAAAAGGAGAATCACTAAGACGAAGAAATAAATAA
- the istB gene encoding IS21-like element helper ATPase IstB, with amino-acid sequence MNTQHTYEKLISLKLHGMAGRYKAIMDAPIHQQPEMHSLLALLTEAEEEYRVQNRSDRYLRQSRLRYDAVIEQVNCSIDRGLSKEAFLKLCDNSYIKKGQNILISGSTGCGKSFLACSLGRLACDHGYPCSFFPVNRLMDELAAARLDGSYRKVLKKIERTPLIVLDDLGLKTLDLNSSLALIEILDDRYKRGAVIVTSQLPVDKWYELFDEATHADAFMDRLTANSHKIDLKGGSLRKG; translated from the coding sequence ATGAATACACAGCACACTTACGAGAAATTGATCTCACTAAAATTACATGGCATGGCAGGTCGATACAAAGCCATAATGGACGCCCCGATCCACCAACAACCCGAAATGCATAGTCTACTTGCATTATTGACAGAAGCGGAGGAAGAGTATCGGGTTCAAAACCGAAGTGACCGATATCTCAGGCAATCACGTTTAAGATATGATGCAGTCATAGAACAAGTCAATTGCTCTATAGATCGTGGGTTAAGTAAAGAAGCCTTCCTGAAATTATGTGACAATAGCTATATTAAAAAAGGGCAAAACATACTGATATCAGGGTCGACGGGTTGTGGAAAATCATTTTTGGCTTGCTCTCTGGGTAGACTCGCCTGCGATCATGGATACCCTTGCAGTTTTTTCCCGGTTAACAGGCTGATGGATGAACTGGCAGCCGCCAGACTGGATGGATCATACCGAAAAGTATTGAAGAAGATTGAAAGGACACCACTAATTGTACTCGATGATCTGGGATTAAAAACGTTAGACTTAAATAGTAGTCTGGCTCTTATAGAAATATTGGACGATAGATACAAAAGAGGAGCCGTGATTGTAACCTCTCAACTGCCAGTGGACAAATGGTATGAACTGTTTGACGAGGCTACACATGCAGATGCCTTTATGGATCGCCTAACTGCAAATTCACATAAAATCGATCTAAAAGGCGGATCTTTGAGAAAAGGTTAA